The Salegentibacter mishustinae genomic interval TTTTAGTTTTTATTCTTTGTCAGTCTTTTTCTTGTAGATTTTTAGAGTTTGAGTGATTATTTATTTTTCATTTTTTTTGCGCAAGAGTGAGGAATTTATTGTCTCTATTTTTTATTAAAATTACCTTCTAAAACTCTATTTAATTCTACGATTTTTAGTCCGTCAGAGTGAGTTTTCATTTTATTTTTTGTTGTCTTTTTTACTAAAATCTATCTTTTAGTTCGACTTTTATAAGTCCGCGTTTGAGTGAGTTTTTCTTATTAAAGTTCTCTTTTTCTGTCCGGAGCTATTGCAAGTAACGTCTCGTATAAAAACTGTGCGAGCTGGCGAGCTTGATTGTCCGCAGGACAATCCGCTAAGCAAGCGAGCAGGAAGTTTCGATTCGAGACAGGTTTGAGCATTGTTTTTATATATTGTTGCAAACTGTGCTTATAATTTTTCAATTAGGGTTATCGCCTTGCTTCTTGTTTTTAATCGAAAAATAACTCCATAGGGCTGCGATAACTGCGATTCCGACCACAATAAAAAAGGCATTATCCTCATACTTTTCGCTCATATAGTTATTCGGAATATAAGAGAGTGCAAATCCTATAATTACTCCTAAAATGATGAATATAGATTTTCTATTCATTTGTTTCTATTTAGATTAATATTAGATATTTCAATATTTATTGATATAAATTTTTAGTCAGTCGATAAATCTTTATTTCTGAATGAATTCTCCTTCCCCTAAATTTAAATTAGATTTTCACTCTACTTGACCGCATTGTTTGCAACGTCTCGTATAAAAACTGTGCGAGCTGGCGAGCTTGATTGTCCGCAGGACAATCAAGCGCAGCAAGCGAGCACGGAGTTTCGAATTGAGACAGGTTTAAGCATTGTTTTTATACAGTGTTGGCAACTGGCTTTTACCATTCGTTTTTTTCTTTGTAATATTCAATTCCATTAAACGCTGAAACTTTGGCAAGTTCAATAGAATCAAATTGTTTTTTTCCAAAATGCTCTCCAATCTTGCATTTAAATTTCTTGGTAATTTTGTCTTTGTAAATCAAAATATGATGGTCGTTTACCTTCAAAAACAAATTTCCGTTTTTGCTTACTTTCCATTCCTTTTTTGACCAATTTATCCGTCTTTGAGCTTTATTTCTTAGCCTTTGTTCGTGTTTTTGGGGATTGACATAGTCGTTGGTCATCTTTTCAGCACAAACACAACCAACTTTTAATTCATTTCCGAAATCTTTATGAGAAACTATATGTACAAATCTTATTCTTTCGTTATTGCACATCATACAAGTTTCATATTCGGTTTCTTCAACAGATTGTCCGTCTTCTCGAATGTCATTAACGTCTTCTAAAATCCAACCTTTATGTGGAATTCCAGAAGTATTCCAATAATTAGTCATTCAGTTTGAATTTTAACTCAAATCTCTTTTTTTCAGCTTGTTGCCAACGGTTTTGGCTATGATACGTTGCGGAAAAATCCGCAGGATTCTTTCCGCCATAGCCGAAAGATAGTAAATTGCAATGAAATTCCGTTAGGAATTTCAGCCGCAATGGATTATAGCATCAATGAAAAAGCAGTAATCGGTTATCTTTAAAATTCACTAAAACATTAAAGATATGGAAACCCGAGTTACTGCCTTACCAAAGTTATTCATTGGCCTTGATATCCACAAGTCAAGCTGGAAGATTCATTGTAGTACCGATCTTTTTTCAGGTAAATCCTTCAGTATGGAGCCACATTGCGAGATCCTTTATAAATATGTTCGAAAGCATTATCCGGATCACCAGGTTAGTATTGCCTACGAAGCAGGGTGCTTTGGCTATGCCGCACATCGGAAGTTTGAATCTTACGGATGGCAGTCTCTGGTAGTAAATCCAGCAGATATCCATCGTAAGGGTAAAGAACAGTATACTAAGACCGATCGTATCGATGCCCAGCTCATTAGCCGGGAACTCAAAGATGGTCGTCTGGAGAGTATCCAAATTGTTGGGGAAGAGCGAGAATGTTTTCGAAGTTTATTTAGAAGACGCTATAGTCTGAGCAAAGATCTTCGACGTATTAAAAGCATGATCAAGATGCAACTCTTGTACTTTGGGGTAAAGCTTCCTCGGGAATTTGATAACGACCACTGGAGCCATGCCTTTCGCACTTGGTTAGAAGTTCAGGAATTCTCCCATGGGACGGCTAACGAGAGTCTGGCTAGTAAACTTCGAAGTTTTCGATTTCTGGATCAGGAATTCCGACATATTTCTAATCAAATAAGAGCTTACGCGCGTACCCATTATAAAAAGGATTATTATTTGCTAAAGAGTGTTCCTGGGATTGGAGGTATCGTAGCAGCTGGTATTCTAGCCGAGTTAGGTGACCTGCGACGTTTTAATACCCTGAAGCATCTGGCTGGTTATGTTGGAATAGCACCTGGTATCTATCAGAGTGGGGCTACTTCTCGAACTACCGGGATGACCCCCAGGGCTCAGCGTTTAATGCGATCCTATTTTGTAGAAGCCTCTTGGCAGGCTGTACGAACAGATCCTATCATGCAGGCCTATTACCGTAAGCATGTTGGAAAAGATAGTAAGAAGATTATCATAAAGGTGGCCCATAAATTACTGAGTCGGACTTTAGCAGTTATAAAAACAGAAACTCCTTATGAAATAGGAGTGGTAGCATGAAAATAATATAAATGACCAAGCCCTAGACAAACTTATCCAGTACCACAAAACAACGGTGGTGACCATAGTGGATCACATTTTATTAGCAAGTGGACAGGATTATATAACCGGAATCATAGCGATGCTGGTGGCGTTTCAAAACCAAATGACCACAAATAGGAGCCCGGGCAGGTTATTAAGTATTGAATTATTGACAAGCAACTCGAGGAGTGAAAAGGCTTGTCAACAAATTCAACACTACAAAATCATCATCATAATGAGATAAGAGAAAATAAAATATTAAATTTGAGAGAAGCGATTATTGCTTTTCATAGGAGCCGTTGTTGTAACACGTTTTTATTTTATTTTAAATCTTGATAAGACCTCAAATACTTCACTTGCTTTTTTCTGTGCGTGATAATTAAAATGAATATGGTCAAATTCCACGAAGCCTTTCATTCCGTGATAAGGATAATCAGGAAGGCAAATTAGCAATGGTTCATTCTGATTTTCTTGAGACAAAACAGCTATCGGTTCATTAATAGCTACACTCCAAGTTGCTCTTCCTCCACTTATTTTCGGTAAATAATTAATATCTGAAATATATTTTAAAATTTCAGTTATTGTCCAGTTTGGTTCAGTATCAATTTCCAAAAAATGAGGTGCGTTAATATCATCTCCCATTGCAACGCTTTCACGTGTCAATTTAATTTTTTTCATATTCAGATTGCAATTTTGTTCAGATTTAAGGTTGTTTTTCCTTGTTGGTCAAATGTGTTACAACGGTTTGCGTATATGGTTTGTGGCGGGCAAAAATGCACAATTTTTTCAGTTAAGGTTTTACGTTTTTAAAAATACAAAAACTTTAGGTTTAGCACATAATCCGCCATAAACTATATACGCTGTTGTCTTTTCGTTGCGACACGTGTGCTTGGTTTTCAGAGTGTTTTTAAGCGTGGTATTCAGCGTTGCTTTTTTTGAGTAATTAATTCAAAGTTGAGTTTTTTTCAGTGTTTTCAAGTCAGATTATTCAGCGGTATTTTTGTCAGCGGTTGAGTCAAGTCGGCGCTGATAATTCAGTCGTGAGTGGATCAATCGCTGTGTGTTTGTCAACGTAATTTCGATTAAGATTGTCAGCGCATCAATCAACTTCAAATTCAGCAAGAACTTCGTAAAATGCAGCGCCTCTCGATATCAAAGTCTCCGATTTAATTTCAGCAAGAAATTCAATCGGAGCAATGAAAGACAACGGTTTGCGTATATGGTTTGTGGCGGGCAAAAATGCGTTAATTTTTCAATTAAACTTTTACGTTTCTAAAAAATACAAAAACTTTGGGTTTGGCACTAATTCCGCCATAAACTATATACGCTGTTGTGGCTAGTGCTTTTCCACTATGTTTTGGATTTCTTTTTTCAATTCTGGTAGTTCTCGTATTATTATCGTCCAAATAACTTCGTCAGAAATGCTATCATATTCGTGAGCGATTCTATTTCGAGTACCGATTATCTTTTGTGCGTTGTTGATTTGAAAATCAGATTCTTTGTGTTTTACTATTCGGTTTATTGCTTCTCCGATTATTTCAATATTTCTTTCAACTGCTTTTTTGGTTTTTAAGTCCTTTTGATACTCAAAGAAATCTCTTTTTTCGGGTAGAAACTCAAATATTTCGTCAATAGATTTAATTATGTCTTCAAACCAAGCATTAATTCTATTGTCCATAAATCAGAATTTTTGTGCTATCAAGCTCTTTTCTGAAAAATTGATTTTTTATTCCACGTTCTTCGATTAAGTCAATTTGTCGCTGAAGTAATTTTTCTAAATTCTCTTTGAGTTGAAAATATAAGTCCGTGTACTTAAACGGATCCGTTTCTTCAAAATCTACAACAAAATCGATGTCAGAATCGTCTTTAAAATCATCACGAGTCACAGAGCCAAAAGCAGAAAACGTTTTGACTTTGTATTGCTTACAAAGTTTCTTAATTCGATTAATGTTTTTTTCAGATATTTTCATAGGACAAAAATACTCAAATTTTAGTTCAAATCATTCTTTGAAAGTTTTTTTCAGCATTAGCCACAACGGTCTCGTATAACCGTCAGTTACGGATAAATATACGAAGTTTTTCGGTTTAGCACTGGCGTTAGCAATTCCGAGTGGATTCGGACGTAGTCGAATCCGCCGTAATTGCGGTTATACATTGTTACCTGCTGGCTTTATTCTTTATTTTATTCAGTCGCTGAAATATTCTTTCTCCTAAATCTATGTTTCCAACAAAGTCATCCCATTGGCAGGTTGGTGCGAACCAAACCCATAAATCCTCAATTACACTTTCATCTCCATTTTCCAATTTTTTTATTCGGTCAACAAGGTCAGAATGAAAGTCCTCTGCCGACAAATGTTCTCCAGAATAACCTCCTGAATATTCGGATAATATTTTTTCCGCCTTTTTTAAGTCAGTTATGAGTAAGCTCATTTTAGTCCGATTCGTGAAAATATTCATAAGCATATCCTTCTATTTCTCCACTTAATTGGTTTCCGTTTTCATCTTTTAAGTCATACATTTCTTGAATTCCACCAATTGAAGCACAACCGTCTAAACCTAAAAGAATCGTGTAAAAAACATCTGTCAGCGTACCATTTATAATTTTTTCCATTATTCCGTTCTGTTCGTCAGTCAAGTTAAGAGATTGAATTAATCGTCCAACTTCTGTTTCAGGATTTTCCGATAAATATTCTTTTAAAAAATCCTGTTTTTCGGTGTGAAATGACTTTACAAATTCTTCAGTGTTCATCGTTTTGTTCAGCTTGCAGGTAACGTCTCGTATAAAAACTGTGCGAGCTGGCGAGTGTAATTGTCCGCAGGACAATCCGCAGAGCAAGCGAGCACGACATTTCGATTAGAGACAGGTTTTAGCATTGTTTTTATATACTGTTGAACTAAACCTAAAGGTAGCTTCAAGAGATCGCTAAATCACTATTCACTACCTTTAAGTATCTCTAATTATAATATTTAAAGTTATGAAAAAAAAGTAGTACCCTCATTGACAGGGCCTGTAATTCTGTACCTGAGTTTGATCAGCTGTACCGTAAATTAAAGCGTTCCGTAGAACTAGCCGGTAAAAGTCAAAGTACCCTTACCAACTACTCCCGCTGCCTCGCGCATATGTCCCTCCATTTTAAATGTAGTCCCCTGGTTCTCGATGAAGAACAGGTTTTGGACTACCTGCACCTTCTAAAATCCCAGCACAAAACACCATCGGATAGTTTCTTTAAGCATACCATTTATGGCCTTCGCTATGCTTATCGTATCTCTGGAATGAAAGCAATGCGGGTCATGTTACCTTCCATTGAACGTCCCCACAAACTTCCAGTAGTGTTAAGCCGTAGTGAAGTAAAGCAACTGCTTAAAACGCCCAAACTGCTCAAGCACCGGTTGGTACTGGCAATGCTCTACGGTTGTGGCCTTCGGTGCTTTGAACTTCGCAGCCTCCAGCTCAAAGACCTGGATTTTGATCGTAAAATGCTTCACATCCGCCAGGGAAAAGGAAGAAAAGACCGGTATGTTCCATTATCCCAGATGCAGGTCCGTGGCCTAAAAAAATATATTGTTGTAGACAATCCTACCACCTGGTGCTTTAATGGCAACGACAGGAAAGGTGATCCAGCTCAGTTATCTGCCATGGGGGTGCAATGGATCGTTCGCGAAGCCCGTAAACACAGCGGGATCCAAAAAGAAATCACTACACATAGCCTTCGGCACAGCTATGCTACCCACCTTTTGGAGATGGGATTGGATATTATCAGTGTCAAAGATCTATTGGGACACGCAGATATCCAAACCACCCTCACCTACCTTCATGTGGCACAACTAGGTAGGCAAAAGCCATTCAGTCCGTTGGACCGGCTCTATAAAGAACAGGCGTGAAACCTGCTGCCTATGAGG includes:
- a CDS encoding IS110 family RNA-guided transposase, producing METRVTALPKLFIGLDIHKSSWKIHCSTDLFSGKSFSMEPHCEILYKYVRKHYPDHQVSIAYEAGCFGYAAHRKFESYGWQSLVVNPADIHRKGKEQYTKTDRIDAQLISRELKDGRLESIQIVGEERECFRSLFRRRYSLSKDLRRIKSMIKMQLLYFGVKLPREFDNDHWSHAFRTWLEVQEFSHGTANESLASKLRSFRFLDQEFRHISNQIRAYARTHYKKDYYLLKSVPGIGGIVAAGILAELGDLRRFNTLKHLAGYVGIAPGIYQSGATSRTTGMTPRAQRLMRSYFVEASWQAVRTDPIMQAYYRKHVGKDSKKIIIKVAHKLLSRTLAVIKTETPYEIGVVA
- a CDS encoding HepT-like ribonuclease domain-containing protein, coding for MDNRINAWFEDIIKSIDEIFEFLPEKRDFFEYQKDLKTKKAVERNIEIIGEAINRIVKHKESDFQINNAQKIIGTRNRIAHEYDSISDEVIWTIIIRELPELKKEIQNIVEKH
- a CDS encoding nucleotidyltransferase domain-containing protein: MKISEKNINRIKKLCKQYKVKTFSAFGSVTRDDFKDDSDIDFVVDFEETDPFKYTDLYFQLKENLEKLLQRQIDLIEERGIKNQFFRKELDSTKILIYGQ
- a CDS encoding tyrosine-type recombinase/integrase; amino-acid sequence: MLPSIERPHKLPVVLSRSEVKQLLKTPKLLKHRLVLAMLYGCGLRCFELRSLQLKDLDFDRKMLHIRQGKGRKDRYVPLSQMQVRGLKKYIVVDNPTTWCFNGNDRKGDPAQLSAMGVQWIVREARKHSGIQKEITTHSLRHSYATHLLEMGLDIISVKDLLGHADIQTTLTYLHVAQLGRQKPFSPLDRLYKEQA